CCTCCTTACCATGCGAGCTTACCCACGCAGAGATGGACCCTGCTTGCCCCACTTTGGCCTGGGAGGTGGACAGGCTAGGGTTGTGTTGTATGTCTACCTGGCAGACTTTGCCTTTTGTGTAGCTGTGGTGTCAGTGTCCTATCTGATGATTGCTcagacactgaggaagaattcACAAGTAAGGAAATGTCCCGTCATCACTGTAGATGCCACATGccctccacccccacctccTCTCATTGCAGCAGGCTTTGAGAGCATGCAGTGTGCTGTTCAAGGCCCCTCTCTGTACCGCAACCAGACTTACAATAAACTGCAGAACGTTCAGAAACACTCTTATGTCAACAAGACCAGCCAGCCCCTGGTTCCAGGGGCTGCCCAAGGAGCCACCTGCTGTCAGCTGGTGTCTACAGTCAACCTGGCCACAGCCAAAGACTCTAAGGCAGTTGTCACCTGTGTAGTTATAGTGTTCTCTGTGCTGCTTTGCTGCTTGCCAATGGGAGTTTCACTGGCACAGGATGTTTTGTCACCAGAAAGTAACTTTGCACATTACCAGTTTGAACTATGTGGCTTTGTGCTTATTTTTCTCAAGTCAGGCATCAATCCCTTTGTGTACTCACGCAACAGTGCAGGCCTCCGCCGCCGTGTGCTATGCTGTATTCAGTGGGCGGCACTGGGTTTTCTTTGTTGCCAGCAAAAGACTCGACTGCATGCGATGGGAAAGGGGAACTTGGAAGTCAATCGCAATAAATCCTCCCATCATGAGACCAACTCAGCCTATGTGCTGTCACCTAAGCCACAGAGGAGGCTGGTAGACCAGGCTTGCGGGCCCAGTCACTCCAGGGATTGTGCTGGTAGTCCAAGGGCCACAGGTGTGCGCAAACCTCGCCCCCCCAGTACCTCCACACCCATCAACACCCGCATTGAACCctactacagtatatacaacAGCAGTCCCTCTGCAGGGCCCAGCTCCCCCACCAGCCTGCAACCTGTCAGCTCTCAGACATTTGCCTTTGCCAAGTCTTATGTAGCCATGCACTACCACCCTCACCAAGAAGCACTGCAAGACTTTGAAAGCACCTCAGTGCACCAGATTCCCATTCCCTCGGTCTAATCAAAAAGCTGCTAAACGGAAAGTTTGGGACAATCTTACCATGgatttaaatcaaatttgaatCAAAAGAGGAACATGAAAACAGCTCATTTTATGTATTTGGAATCTGTATTTACCTTATATTTTCTTCtacagtgaaaataaatgtttcttgGGTGGAAGAATTAAAGGAATCAGTATCATATAGGCCTTACCATGAAACTGAAAACAAGCAATAGATTTGTATTGAAGTGTATGTTCCAAAAAGGTATTAAGTGTCATTGAATTAacttagttttttcttttacagagACTGCATTTTCACATAAATCTGCCCCTGTGTTGTGTGGTCGCATGTGCCATTATAACCTGATACTCGATAGGTTTTCATTGCAGCCAGAGACTGCAGTTGCTGGACCACAGCTGTTTTCTCTCTGGCTGGAGTTGCCGAGCACTGATATAAGCTGCTGTAGTGTCAGGCTGCTATGAAACCCTGCACAGGCCAGCACATGGCCGGCGATGGCATGTGGTTGCACTTTGATTAACTTTTGCTTCTTAAGAGAAATGTGTTTGTGAACCTAATACActtttttaacacaataaatGTTTGGCAAGTGCAGTGGATCTGTGCTTTTACTTTTCATagacagaaaatgaattggCAACgtttttgataattgattgaATGGTTTTCAATCTTTGGAATTTTTCTGGTTCCAACTTTTCAAATGTGATaatttgatgcttttctttgtcatataaTATAGCAAACTttatatctttgggttttacTATCGGTCAGACAAAAGACGTGAAGACGTCACCTTGGGTTCTGTAAAATATCTTTCGTATTTTTTAGACGAAAATAATGGCAGATGAATcaatatgaaaataatcgttagttgcaaaTATGGCTTTATTACTGGCAGCTGTGTCAGTGGCTAACGAAATGATCTTTCCGTTGGTTGCCTGACAGCATTTCAGTTCTCGTGTCGGCTGGGGTTGAACACCTGTCATTGTGCTGATGTCCAGAATGTGAAAACAACATAGTTGTGTTATCTCAGACCTATAAAGGGATGATAACTTAGAGTTGGAATTGGCTTGATGACAACTAATGctatattcttttcttttggtAAGTATAATGTACATGTTTGAACTGCAAATCTACCTTACAAAGCATTTCAAATCATCCACACGAGTGTTGACCTGGTACAGTATTCCTCTTATTAAATATACAGTGAAGTTTAAGATGAAGCTTTGCAGAGTCTgctattttataaactaaaaatgACCAAGGTTAGAAATACAAATTACACCTCAGTggtaatttaatttcaattattttatgggttcatttgttttctttttgataaatGTGGAAAAGTCTTTTCTAAAAGGAAAAGATTATACAATAAGCATACTGTAAGCACCCTCTGGTGGCCTTTAATGTACCATGGCAACTTACTACAATAGATGTCCCTCAATCAATATACTGTGTGATGGAACAACCTTATTTTAcatgtgatttctgtttcagtcAAATGCCGTttgtaacaaataaaaacttCATGAATGCCAAGACAAATTCTAAATTCAAATCCTATTTATGTAGAGGTGATAGCAACTAACTAGACATTCACTTAATTATTGGATTAGACATGTATTGCCAAAATGTCCTTATAGTTcagtcaaatgttttttctccgtaagataatgataataataacacttTTCAATGAGGATTCATGTTTTAGTTGTATTCTTTGCTGCAAATGCATTGGTTTGTATCCCTGTGATACAGCAGTTATCAGGATCCCAGCGTGCATATTCATAAAACCACAGAATTCTTCTTTCAGGAACCCAAAGACATTCAGTACATCCAACAAACCTATAGGACATTTTAATAAACCACTCACCTTTGATTTTAATTCCACAGCACTCTCTAATGCATAAATtacactctctcactctgtaaattcacacacacacacacacgcacgcacgcacacgcacgaaTCCCCTGATTCGTCACTCCTTTGCTTGCAAATAATCAACACAAGGTGAAGCATAGATATGGAGTACAGGCAATAAACCCACTGCCTTCTGGAGTGAGGCATTGGAGCAAATGCACAGTTTCCACTGCTGGATTCGGCTGTGATGTAGCATTGCCCACTGCACACATCAGGGCGTGAGCTGAGGCTGTGCTCCTAGGCTATGCAAAGTCCAGCCTCAGGATCAAGTTTAACCTCAGTTTAACCTCCATTTTGGCTTTTAGCGCAGTGTCATGggcatctctctccctccaccAAACAGGCTTCTGTTTTatgataaatgttttttatgtccaCCTCTCTCGGTcggtcctctctctgtcctccatgGCCCATTGCTGTCATATGATCTTTATTAGTTTAGCTGGAGATTGACAGAAGCCCATGTTCATCAGCAGTGTCAAGAATCCTGCATATAACCGGAGACTCAACctaggagaaagaaaaaaaaaaaaaaaaatgttaatcaaCTCGAACATGGAGCCAATGAAAGGGGCTGACCTCATGTCTGCACAAAGTCAGTATTATTAGAACTAGACTTCCTCCCTTTCATTCATTTCCAAGGCAATTATTGCCATTCAGTGTTATATGGTATAAAAAACTACTTGATAGACCCACAGACTTGAAAACAGTTTAAGCAACTTTCTTTCGTCATGCCCTTTTTGGGAGCCGAATAAATTTTATACCATATACTACATTTATAGCATTTTTAGGAACCGATAACAGTATTGGAGAAACAagtattaaaacaaatgaatactGGAGAAAGTACactgtattttattaaaataacattataAATGAAAGCAAGTTAAGTTTGCCCAACCACCCACATATTGGACTTTTGttgaatgtaaagatgcagtaggtaagacttatatTTAAAGTGCTACATAAagcaggtcatttaaaaaaaaaaactggcttcTCTGGCACACGCAATTATTCTTCCTCATGGAGGGAGGGACATAGGAGACTGATTGAGCTTTAGCagaaggggaggggggtgaCACAGAGAAGTTGTCAATGTTGAAATTCTTTGGCtaaatcctggatcttcacatTCCTACTTACAGCACCTTTAAGCTGGGGTTAGCACACTAGTTAAGGTTCAGCAATAACCTGATACACGGCTACTAAgcatgtgtttctttttcagtGACGGTGACTCAGTGGTAACTAGAGAACTTACCCCAAGGATGTACTGACAGGTCTGAGGCTCCAGCATATAGACAGTGACCGCATGGGGAGACTCTGACTCCTTAcatctgacagagagagaagagcaaTGAGATGAGTGAATCAACTGGGAAACATCAGGGTATTGTCTTAACTTGTGTGTTGACCCAGGGCTTTGGCACTGATCCGGTGTTACGGTCTCACTCACTTAAGCTTGACGATGACCTGTCTGGGCTTCCCTGTCAGATCACACATATCCCCGTGGCCATAGAAGTGGGAAACCAACCTGTCATGGAGCAGAGACAATGAGATCATATGAATCAACAATAATCTCAGTTTAATTTTTGTTCAGGTTAGGCTTCAAATGACCTACTTGACTTTCTGACCTCCCTCCTCTTTGAGCTGGTAGGATCGGGCGACGTTCTTCTTGGCCCACTCAGCGTGCTCCACGGCGTTCCAGTTCCCGACCACCACCGTGTTCTTTCCTTGCTCTTTATCCTGGGGCACCAAGgcacattttatcactttttatcacGGTACAAGTGCAATGTAATGTACAGAACCATCTCCCATTCACAGTTAAAATAAACCACTACCACAATTATACATTTTCTGTCAACTGACTTTTACATTGGTGGAAGTACAGCTGAAACAATTACTTTATAAATTAATCAAAGCGGAAAATGAATCGCCACCTATTTTGAGAAGTGATTAATCATTCAAGTCTTTTATCAAGGAAGATGGCAAAAGTTCTTCAGCTCCAGATTCTCAACTTGCCTACTTATCAATGTTGtatgtaataaagaaaaataacaaaaatgtaacagcTTAAACAGATACTACaagtacatttcttttttttttgtgtttttgttgataTTCCAAATTAATCACCCATtctcccacacactcacactagcGTAGATGGACTCTTACCTCATGATACTGATGGACATGCTTTCCATAACAGAATTCATATTTCCACCACCCGACCCcctggaaaaacacacacacacacacacacacacacacacacacacacacacacacacacacacacacacacacacacacacacacacacacacacacacacacacacacacgttattgTGTCACTGAATGGTTTATTAAACATAACCCAGGGGCTATATAGATGGAGCATGCCTCACCCCATGCAGACAGTACGAGCCGCTGAGGAACTCCCTGATTAGCTGGTCATCCGTCAGGCGAGAGATGTGAGTGGTGCCGACAGTGACCTGAGACTGCCCTCCAACCGTCATGGGTTTGTGGGTGGAGGTGAAGGCCTCCTCTCTCACTGGTGATGTGTCCTCCTGTAACACATCAAAGGTGTGAATGAGCCAGGTAGGGGTGGTAATCACATTTTGATACATCATCACGATTCTTATGTcatgatacgatattattgcgattcaAAACATctatatttaaatttattaGCTTTTTACCAACTATAAAGTTtcccaatttgaaatgatgtccccaaaaggaaactttgtcaatagatttcattttgtttaatcTAAAAAGATAACATTTCTcggtttgttcatctcacttcagtttcattgctgcaaaatggaatTGTCAAgaagacaaactgaccaacacatatgtaataaaagattaatccttggcgtctgtgtatcaatgcagtattgccacagaaaatatcgcgatactatgctgtatgcTGTATCCATCCCCCCCGCTGGTACGTGCAGTAGATGCAACGTGCAGTCCCCGTTTTTCCCCCATGTGTCATTTCTGTCTCACCTCTCTGGTCTCGGAGGGGGAGCTGAAAGGTGGTTTAAGTTGCTCCTCTTGCTCCTTGTCCAACTGGGCGAGCCGCAGAGGCCGCAAAGGCGAGCCTGCCAGAGCCTGGCAGAAGATGGCGTTAACTGGGGAGGACTTGAACCTGCAAGGAATATTTGGAAAACGCATTTCAGTGGAACCCTGCCACAACGGACATACACATGCCTCTACTAGCGAGACGTATTACTTTGAGCACAGTATTTCAAGTTAAccgtttctttttcttttaaagataatttCTTTGGGCATTGTAGGCCTTTAATACCAAAGGAttgctgaagacatgaaaggggagagagggggaataacatgcagcaaaggg
This window of the Etheostoma spectabile isolate EspeVRDwgs_2016 chromosome 17, UIUC_Espe_1.0, whole genome shotgun sequence genome carries:
- the gpr75 gene encoding probable G-protein coupled receptor 75, giving the protein MNTTVTPSDLVGMPRQQNFNGTVGMSGWAVIHNATLTFCSLLLIFIFCLGSYGNLVVFLSFFDPVFRKFRTNFDFMILNLSFCDLFICCVTAPMFALVLFLDAGGGDGVSKSFCFAFHLTSSGFIIMSLETVAVIALHRLRMVLGQQPNRTASFPCTLALTALLWTSSFTMAALLTMRAYPRRDGPCLPHFGLGGGQARVVLYVYLADFAFCVAVVSVSYLMIAQTLRKNSQVRKCPVITVDATCPPPPPPLIAAGFESMQCAVQGPSLYRNQTYNKLQNVQKHSYVNKTSQPLVPGAAQGATCCQLVSTVNLATAKDSKAVVTCVVIVFSVLLCCLPMGVSLAQDVLSPESNFAHYQFELCGFVLIFLKSGINPFVYSRNSAGLRRRVLCCIQWAALGFLCCQQKTRLHAMGKGNLEVNRNKSSHHETNSAYVLSPKPQRRLVDQACGPSHSRDCAGSPRATGVRKPRPPSTSTPINTRIEPYYSIYNSSPSAGPSSPTSLQPVSSQTFAFAKSYVAMHYHPHQEALQDFESTSVHQIPIPSV